From the Lolium rigidum isolate FL_2022 chromosome 2, APGP_CSIRO_Lrig_0.1, whole genome shotgun sequence genome, one window contains:
- the LOC124690537 gene encoding E3 ubiquitin-protein ligase ATL4-like has protein sequence MASFFPPPAPPYGGDPLAVTIPPSMPPPAPPSSSLNLSPSLLIIAALLAFVFCASVSIHFLLRCLSRHPSPPAPSSLPRAHRVSATPSEAGAAEVVPPARPAAAAGEDVDEEKERLIASLPLFTMASALAALPKSSPDCAVCLSPFVPDAELRLLPACRHAFHAACVDAWLRTTPSCPLCRAAISLPHPPLPAAYTAAAQQEPLGSRSSLGSNSRSFRVEIGSVSNRRSSAADDRRTYSLGSFDYRVDEEVEAVVARIARPAAAAKSASAAGPQGPGEALAEAAGSRGWLREYVDRLASSASSLSGRWSARWSQGHHSHRQEESWQWDPEAASGAAIPAPRAADEDEQGFMGLYRWIVGV, from the coding sequence ATGGCCTCCTTCTTCCCGCCGCCCGCGCCACCGTACGGCGGAGACCCCCTCGCCGTCACCATCCCACCCTCAATGCCGCCGCCGGCTCCGCCCTCCTCGTCGCTCAACCTCTCCCCCTCGCTCCTCATCATCGCCGCCCTCCTCGCCTTCGTCTTCTGCGCCTCCGTCTCCATCcacttcctcctccgctgcctctCGCGGCACCCGTCTCCTCCGGCCCCGAGCTCCCTCCCCAGGGCCCACCGCGTCTCCGCCACCCCGTCCGAAGCCGGGGCGGCTGAAGTCGTCCCTCCGGCgaggcccgcggcggcggcgggcgaggacGTCGACGAGGAGAAGGAGCGGCTGATCGCGTCGCTGCCGCTCTTCACAATGGCGTCGGCGCTGGCGGCGCTGCCCAAGAGCTCCCCGGACTGCGCCGTGTGCCTGTCGCCCTTCGTGCCCGACGCGGAGCTGCGGCTGCTCCCGGCGTGCCGGCACGCGTTCCACGCCGCCTGCGTCGACGCCTGGCTCCGCACCACCCCGTCCTGCCCGCTCTGCCGCGCCGCCATCTCCCTCCCGCACCCGCCGCTCCCCGCCGCCTACACCGCCGCCGCGCAGCAGGAGCCGCTGGGCTCGAGGAGCAGCCTCGGCAGCAACTCCAGGAGCTTCCGCGTGGAGATCGGCAGCGTGAGCAACCGCCGCTCGTCCGCCGCGGACGACCGCCGCACCTACTCCCTCGGCTCCTTCGACTACCGCGTGGACGAGGAGGTGGAGGCCGTCGTGGCGCGCATCGCGCGCCCCGCCGCGGCGGCCAAGTCGGCGTCGGCGGCCGGGCCGCAGGGCCCGGGCGAGGCGCTGGCGGAGGCGGCCGGGTCACGCGGGTGGCTGCGGGAGTACGTGGACCGGCTGGCCTCGTCGGCGTCGTCCCTCTCCGGGCGGTGGAGCGCGCGGTGGAGCCAGGGCCACCACAGCCACCGGCAGGAGGAGTCGTGGCAGTGGGACCCGGAGGCGGCGTCGGGGGCGGCCATTCCGGCGCCGCGGGCGGCGGACGAGGACGAGCAGGGCTTCATGGGCCTCtaccgctggatcgtcggcgtataG